Sequence from the Pyrobaculum neutrophilum V24Sta genome:
CCTGGTGAGGAGCCAGAGGAAGCTGTAGTTAACGTTGCGCAACGCCGAGATGTTGACCGCCGCGTGGGGCCCCACGTTGCACAGCTGGAGCCTGACCCTCTGTGCGGCGAGATCTGGGAGGTAGACGGCGGCGCGTCCCCCCGCCCCCTCCACGTAGAGGGGGGACCCCGAGACGAGCCCCGACAGGCGGTAGAGGTTCTCCACCTCCACCGTGGCGTTGCCCGGGCCGCCGCGGAGATCCACGTCGCAGGGGTACTCCCGCCAGGTCCGCAGCACCACCGCCCCCTCCCCCAGGGGGAAGTACCGCGGGGCCAGGGGCCACTCCACGTAAGCCGACACGGCCGCCCCCACCGACATGTTGACCCCCCTCACGAGCCTAATCCCCACCGCCGGCCTCCCCGAGGCGAGGTCCACCAGGTAGAGAACCCCCGGCGCCTCCGCCACCACCGCCACCGGCCCACCCCTCAAGTCGACGACGGGCACCCCCCGGAGCCTAGCCCCCACCTCCCCAGCCGGCACAATAAAACACCTAAACGACCCCGACGGCAAAACGGCGTAGGGGTAGCCCACCGCCTCCGCCGCCCCGCTACAGTTCCCCAGCCCCCGCCACACGTCAGTCACCACAAACACATAACCCCCAGGAGCCGCCTTGACGACGCCCCCCAAATCCACATACTCACCCACAACCGCCAGCCCCCCACCCGCCCAGCCAAACGCCGCCAACAACACAAGAAACACAACAACCATAAACACCCCAGAGAAGCCATATAAAACCCTTACCACAACCTAACCCCCAAGCCGAGAGACTCTCAACAGCAACATTAAACGAGCCGCACAAGACCCAGCCCCCCGCCACGCCAAAGACCCAACCCCCCAAACCCCCCACGAGCCCCCACGGCACACCGCCTAGCCACCACAAGCCGGCACCGCACCACCCACCCCAAACCCGCCAAACACCCCCACTAGGAGAGCATCACCCCCCGCCGCGCGGCTCTTCACAAACTCGACGAGCCACCTGGCCGGGGGCAGAGCCGCCTTCACGTCCCTAACGTCGTATTTAGCCTCGTGGAAGCCCCACACGTGTATATCATAGGCGTCTTTCCACGCCAGCCTAAATCTGTCCTCCCCCAGCCTCTCAGCCCCCCGCCGCCCTCCCCAGAAGCCAAGTATCCCACCGGCCCCTCCGCCTGACCTCCCCAAGCGCCTCGACCCCCAGCGCCTCCGCCAGCGCCTCGACGCACTCCTCCACAGCTTTGTAGAGCTTCTCGCTGGCCTGCACCGCGTCCCCCCTCTCGACGTACTGCTCAGCCTCGGCGAGAAACCTCTCCGCCACACGCGCGGCGGCTACATCGGCCGGATCCAGCCCCAGCCAGGGCCTCCAGCGCCACCTCCCCCACGTCAATACCCCTCCGCTCCCCCTCCCTAAGCCTCTCGGGCAACACAACCGACACGCCAAGACAACACCACCATAAAAACCTTCAACCACACACCGGCGGCGTCGCGCTGGCCCCAGCCGCCTCCCAACCCCCCGTCGCCCCCCCGGCCCCCCGTGGCTACTCGGGGCCCCGCTGTTCCCAGCTCCGGCCCTCGGTCGGAGGCGCCGGCCGGAGGGCGGCCCCGCGGTGCGCCCAACAGCGCAAGACTTAAAAACGCCACGTTGCGGCTGGATATGCGCTTTCTCCTTTTCGCCGCCCTACTCGCCGCCGTCGCGCTGGCCGCCCCAACCATAATAATCACCCAGTACATCTACAACAACAACCACTACTACAACTCCTCCACCCTAGGCGCCGGCTACTACTTCATCGTCACCGACCTAGACAAGCTCCCACTCCAGCACTGCGACGTAGTACAGCAACCAATCGAAGGCGCGCCCCCACCATACGCCATAAACATCGAGCCGGGGAACGCCGCCATGAGGCAATACTACTGCTACGTCGCATGTCCCAGCCAGATCAACGAAATACTCAGCCAGTTCAGAACCGCCACAGTCCTAGACTTCAGAAGAGGCCGCATCAACGTCACATCGGCACATCCAGACAACCCAGTCTTCATCCTCATCATAAACACCACCAACGGCAACCCCATAGCGGACGTCTATCTCCTGAGAGGCTTCACGCTAGAGGCAAGAGGAAACCTCTCCGCGTACATATACGGAGCGGCACCCGGCGGCTACGGACTATTCCCCAGCTACTTCCCACTGATACCGGGTAGGACGGCCCTGCTTAGGTACTGGCACGAGTACCCATGCGACGTCGACATGCTGGCTCAGACGGGCAACGCCACGATACAAATCGAGGGAATAAGCCAACTCGGCTTCGTCAAAAACAGAACCCTCTTCACCATCTCGGTAAGCAACCACACAGTAGCCGCGTTCTTCCCCACCGTCGCCACAATAAAGCTACCACAATTCAGGATATGCAACATGGGCCCCCAGGCACAAATCTCACTACACCCACTAATCGAGTTAATATTCCAGTACGATCTAGCAGAAATAATTAAAGGAATAGTTATACCGAAAAACAGAGAATACACTATATATCTAAAGCCAAACCAAGTATATACGATAATTCTTGAAAGACTACAATTAGCGAGCCTATCCGCTTTGGGTACCATTTTGATACCTATAATAATCAACTACTATATACAAAAAACTAAAAATAAAATATATACAGTATTAATGAATCATATAAAATATTCAAAATATATTGAAAATTTTATAAATTATCTTAATTTTTTGTCAGTTCCAGTAATTATATTATTTCTTTTAGTTCCTCTATTTAATATTAAGCCACTTAGTTTACCATATGTCATTCAAAGTATAATTTTCATTAATATTACATTATCAGTATGTTACTTGATAATTGATTTACTTTTTAGACGCGGTATGACAAACGTCTTCTGGAAAGCATGGATATTTTGCACATTTTTTGTTATAATAATTTATTTATTCATTATCAAAATTAGTATTATATTTTTAATCATAATTTTATCACCTATATATTTACTATATAAACATTTGATAACTAACAGATTACTATGGTTTTTAATACCACTACCATATATTCTTATAGTTTCTTTAAATTTATTTTTAATATTTCTTTTATTATTAATTACATATTTTTATATATTATTTTTTATCGCAATAGAGCCAACTATTCCACTCATTATAAATATCGTTCCATATCTAGTTTCATCATATATATCATCAATATTTTTTCTTGTTGCTTTTATAATAGTTGCGATAGTTATTATTATAGTCCGAACAGATGAAGGTTGGAGACTTATTTTGCCCGATTTCACGTTTTTTAACTACCTTGCGTTCAACTGGATTCGCCTGCACACTCGCAAGTTTACATATATCCGTATATGGACCCGCGGCGGCCACACCTACAAGGGAGTTCCTTTGAAATTTGAGTATGACCGCATTACCTTGAGGGACCGCGCATACGGCGAAGTGGTTGTGCCGGTTGAGGATATTGAGGACGTCGGGTTGCAAGCCTCTTATGGCTTGCATCTAGCTGATGCACTTCTAGATAACGATAAGGAGAGGTTTGTAAGCGTCCTCAGGAGGATCGTGGACGATCGGAGCGATGAGTCAGCGAGGGGCAATGCCAGGCGGGCCGCGGCGTCTGCGCTCCTAGCGTTATTGGGAGAGGAAAAGCACCAAATAGCGCCTAACTGGAATCTCTTGAGGCGGGAGGACCCGGCTCTGGCGGAGGGGCTGGCGGCGCTTCTGAAGACCCTTAGGACGCTAGGCGAAGCGGCAGAGAAGAAAGTGGTGGACTTCGGCGCCGACAGGGTCTTAACGACCTCCTCCTATGGGAAGTGTGCCTACGTTGAAGATGGAGACGCGAGAAGGAGGTTTACCATGTTCCTTCGCTGTCTGGCAGACAACCAAGAAGAGACACAGATTCAACTAGAGGAATTGAAGTGTAATAGGTGGTCACGTGATAAAATCTTGTGGCTCTTTGGGTTGAAATTCTGTAGGGACTACGATCCTATACTCGCCGGTGTAATTGATAAAATAAATACTTTTACTAATATATACTACCTGAAAAGTGAAATCAAATTACCAAGATTAACTAGGTGGAGCGCTAAGATTTATGCTTGTGCGTGGAGGATAAAAGACAGGGGGACTGCGGCAAAGGAGTTGGCTATGGCTCTTGTTGTTGGTTGGTTTTGGGTTTTTGACCTGTGAGAAGGTTGTTTTCGGGGGCTGGTTGGGAGCTTCTATAGGGCGTGTGGCTGGAGTAGGTGTTTTTGTGTGTGGGGGGCCTGTGGGTGGTGGGTTGTGGCGGGGTTGGGCTTGGTGGGGCTGTTGTGAGGGGTTGCGCTGGGCTTTAGGCGGTGGGCGTGGGGGTTTTTGTTTGGGTGGGGGGTTTTGGCCGGGTGTGGTGAGGTTTTTTCTTGTGAGGTGGGTTTGGATGGGGGTGTTGCGGTTGGGTGTGCCGTGGGGGTTGGCTGCCGCTGGGCTTGTGGGGCCGGTGGGGGGGATGTGTCGTGCTGTCTTGGGGTGTGGCTTCTGGCCTTGGGGCTCTGGTGGGGGGTGAGGGTTTGCCGCCTCTGCTGTGGTTTTGTTGTGTTGTGGGTGGCGGCTGGCTGGGGGGCGCATTTGGGTGGGGGGTGTTTCCTGACTGCTGGGGGGCCCGTGGCTGTTGGAGGAGGGCGGTGGTGGGGGGCGCTTTGACTCGCGGGGCCTTGGAGCCTCCCTTCTGCTGGCCTGGGGGATGGTGTTTGGTGACGTGTGTTGTGGATTGTATAGGTTCTGTCCTCCGGCGGTGGGGCGGCGGGGCCGGTTGCTGTCTCACGTCTGGCGCGCCGGGATGGGGTTGCGGCGGTGATGGTGAGTGGGCGGATCTGGGGGGTCTGCTGGGGCTTCCGTGGGGGGTTGGGCGTGTGTGTTTTATATGTCTGTTTTGTCTTGTGTATGGACGCTGTTTCTTCCCTTGAGATGTATGTGGTGGATAGGAACGCGGAGTGGCTTGGGGTGCCGCGGCTTGTGTTGATGGAGAACGCGGGGGCGGCCGTTGCGAGGAACGTGGTTGGTAGGTTTCCGGGGGCGAGGAGGGTTTTGGTGGTGTGTGGGACGGGGGATAACGGGGGGGATGGCTACGTGGCGGCTAGGCACCTCCACGGGGCGGGGCTGTGGGTGAGGGTGGTGGGGCTTGGGGAGCCTAGGGAGGGGGCGGCTAGGGCGAATTTCGAGGCTGTGAGGAGGCTGTGGGGGGTGGAGCTGGCGCTGGCGGCGACTCCCCTGGAGCTTCTCGCTCTTCAGGACTGGTTCCTCTGGGCGGACGTGGTTGTGGACGCGGTGTTGGGGACCGGAGTGAGGGGGGCGCTTAGGGAGCCGCACGCCACCGCGGTGGACCTCATGAACGCGGCCCCCGCGCCGAAGGTGGCGGTGGACGTCCCCAGCGGGCTGGACCCGGACACGGGGGAGGTGCGGGACAGGGCTGTGAGGGCGGCCCTCACCGTCACCTTCCACAGGCCGAAGAGGGGGCTCCTGGCGGAGGGGGCGCGGAGGTACGTGGGTGATCTTGTGGTGGAGCCAATCGGCATCCCGCCGGAGGCCGAGGTGGTTGTGGGGCCGGGGGACTTCGCCTATCTGGACTTCTCCCGGAGGGCCGACGCGAAGAAGGGGGACCACGGCCGGGTGCTGGTGGTGGGTGGGTCCCTGGAGTACTCGGGGGCGCCTATGTACGTGGCGCTGGCCGCGCTGAGGTCCGGCGTGGATCTGGCGGCCGTCGCGGCGCCTGAGCCGGCGGCGCAGGCGGCTAAGGCCTACAGCCCGGACCTAATCGCCGTCCCGCTGGAGGGGCCCAGGCTCTCCCTACGCCACGTGGAGAAGGTGCTGAGGCTGGCGGAGAGGTTCGACGTGGTGGCCATCGGCCCGGGGCTGGGGCTGGAGGGCGAGACCCCCGACGCCGTTAGGGAAATAGCCGCGCGGGTCAAGAAGCCGCTTGTCGTCGACGCCGACGCCATAAAGGCCCTCGGGGGATCGCCGGTGGGGGGGCCCCAGGTGGTGTATACCCCACACGCGGGGGAGTTCAAGGCGCTGACGGGGGTGGAGCCGCCGAGGGGGCTCAGGGAGAGGGCCGAGGCGGTGAGGGAGTGGGCGGGGAGGATCGGCGCCGTTATACTGCTCAAGGGGAGGTACGACGTGGTGTCGGACGGGAGGCGGGTGAAGATTAACGCCACCGGCACCCCCGCCATGACCGTCGGGGGGACAGGCGACGTGCTCACCGGCGTCGCCGCCGCGTTTATGACCAAGACCCGCGACCCCCTGGAGGCCGCGGCCGTGGCGGCCTTCGTCAACGGGCTAGCCGGCGAGGAGGCCGCCGCCCAGCTGGGCTTCCACATCACCGCCAGCGACCTCATAGAGAAGATCCCAGCCGTCGTAAGGAGATACGCCCGAGAGGACATAACCAGCCCCCGGCCGTAGCCCCCCCAAGCGCAGCGGGGGGCCGCTAGGTTTATTAAGAGGAATGCTAGTTGATATATATGGAGTGGCTCAGCCCGGCGACCGTTATTATCCTAGTGGTTGCCGCCGCAGTCCTCGCCGCCGTCCTCGTGGTCCGCCGGTTGCAGAGGCGTGTTGTCTGCCCCGGCGACCTCTCGGCTCTCCGGGACGCCTTCGCCGTGATTGGGGCGGAGGCGGCGTGGGTGGGGCCCTACCTCGCCGTTAGGAAGAGGTACGGCCTTATCCCCGTCGAGGTGAGGGTGGACTGCCGGAGGGGCGCCGTCTCGACCCGCGGCCCGTGGCCCCTCGCCCTGGTCCTCCTCTTTGTGCCGAACTTCGCCTTCGCCGCCATCATCCTACTCCTGTGGATAGCCAGCGAGATGGACGCCTTTGAGAAGGAGGTGAAGGACCTGTTGAAGGCCGCCGCGGGCCAGTAGTTATTTACCCCCACCTTTTCCTAGGCATGAGGATAGTCGCCGTCAGAGCCAGGGCGGGGTCGGCCTTCGCCGTTTCGGGCTTCTCCGGCACCGTCGTGGAGTCCCTCGTCCTCAAGACCCTGGGCAGGCCCGACCTACACGACGCCAGGGTGAAGCCCTTCTCCGTGTGGCCCCTCCTACACAGGGGGAGGCCGGTCCTCTGGGGAGCCGCCGTGGCCCCCGGAGACCCCGTCGAGGTGAGGGTGGGCTTCGCCGACGACGACATGGCCAGCCAGTTCGCCGCGGCCGCCGCCGGCGGCGGCCTGCAGCTCTTCGGCGCCAGGCTAGACCCCGAGGCCGTGGAGATGCGCGACGCCCACCACGACCTCCCCCAGGAGCAGTGCTTCAAGCTGGAGTTCCTCAGCCCCCTGAGGTTCGCCACCCCGCCCCTCTACAGGAGGAGCAAACCCATCTACGAGTTCTTCCCCCGCCCCCTCTCCCTCTTCAAATCCGCCGTAAAACACGGCAGAGCCCTAGGCGTCACCAAGCTAGGCGCCCCCTTCCTCCGCTGGGTCTACACCTACGTCGCCCTCACCGACTTCGGCTGCCACAGCCGCTGCGTAGCAACGGTAAAGCTCCCCGGCGGCGGAATAGCAAGAGGATTCCTCGGCTGGGCCCTATACCGCGCCTACGGAAAGAGAAGAATCACAGACCTCTGGAAAACCATAAGACTAATGGAAACCCTCAACGTAGGCACAGGACGATCCATGGGCCTCGGAGCCGTCAAAGCAACCCCCCTAAAATGCCCCAACCAACAACCCACAGAAAAACCTACATACCCTATATAGATCACGGCGTTTATAAATCGTCGTGCAACAAGCCCTTTCTTTTTGTAAAATCGTTCTACTCCTCCGCCGTTGTACCTTTGTCAAGCGGAGATCCAGTTTAAAAAACGGCGGGCAGAACAACGGCGGACGGCGCCGCCGACCTCCAGCCACACGCTTTCAACTGCGGGACGCACGGGGTTAGCTCTAGAAAAACCAACAACCCAGAAAGAGCAGTCTCAAGAACACGCCGAAATCAACACAAAACCCACCAGAGAAAAACTTAAAAACCAACAAAAACCAAAACCCAGAAACCCCAGAATCTCAAGTTGAGGATTGAAAGGGAGATGGCGATACTGCGGGCGTTCTGGGGGGCATGCTGAGAATCTCAAGTTGAGGATTGAAAGCAGCGCCTCCACGGTGTACGAGCTGGGCAGAGTGAGGGTGGTGGAATCTCAAGTTGAGGATTGAAAGCAACTCCTAAACCACCCCGTTTTTTCTCTCCTTAAGACGTGAATCTCAAGTTGAGGATTGAAAGCGTCAACTTGATCCATTGTACACTCACGCCCGAAACAGACATTGGAATCTCAAGTTGAGGATTGAAAGCTTTGGCGCGACAGAGTGGGTTCTGGCGTGACAGTTCCTTGGAATCTCAAGTTGAGGATTGAAAGATATTCCGGGCCCAGGGCATCTACGGTGCCCGGTGGGTAGGCTAGAATCTCAAGTTGAGGATTGAAAGGTTTCGAGTGCCATTCACTGTACGGCTCGAGCTCATATATTTTCGAATCTCAAGTTGAGGATTGAAAGGTTTCGAGTGCCATTCACTGTACGGCTCGAGCTCATATATTTTCGAATCTCAAGTTGAGGATTGAAAGTGAACTCGCCTACCTTGACGTAGCAGGTGTTCCACACCACCAGGTGAATCTCAAGTTGAGGATTGAAAGGGTCATCCCCGTCCACGACGCGTAACCTCCCCATTTTTGAATCTCAAGTTGAGGATTGAAAGTCGATAGCTTTCTCAGCCGTAGCGGTGTCCATCATGGCGACGAATCTCAAGTTGAGGATTGAAAGGGCGGCGGTCTCTGCAACTGTTGCTGTGGCTTAGGCGGAGGTGAATCTCAAGTTGAGGATTGAAAGTGTCTAGATAGCGCTGTATCATCATGGCCTTGGGATAGTAGAGAATCTCAAGTTGAGGATTGAAAGCAGCGAGTGTGGCGGCAGGCAGACGCCCAACAGCTCCTCACTCTGAATCTCAAGTTGAGGATTGAAAGACTCTCTACTCCTACGTACACATCATCGCCTACACGTCTCAGAATCTCAAGTTGAGGATTGAAAGTCACTTGACGTCCCTACCGCCATACTCACTTCACGGTTGTAGAATCTCAAGTTGAGGATTGAAAGCTACTGCCTCGTAGACGTGGAGGAGGGAAGGGCCGTGTGCGGAATCTCAAGTTGAGGATTGAAAGAATGGGTTGCGACAGCCACCGAAGCTACCGTGCCACATCGACTCGAATCTCAAGTTGAGGATTGAAAGTATGCAATCTGCTCAGCCAAACTAACGTCGTCCAGCCTCGTAATGGAATCTCAAGTTGAGGATTGAAAGCGGCCGGCGACGGCGACGGTGAGGTCGCAGGCGCAGTTGCGGGGAATCTCAAGTTGAGGATTGAAAGGCGGTGACAGGCGAGTAGTTGTATGCGACGTCTAGGGCATCATGAATCTCAAGTTGAGGATTGAAAGAGCTGTTGTTGCTGTAGCTGTCTCATTACCTCCTCGCGAATCTCAAATTGAGGATTGAAAGCACAGCTGTGTACTCGGCGAGCGCCATGTCGACGAGCTACTGGAATCTCAAGTTGAGGATTGAAAGATAGGGCAGGTTGCTGTGGAAGAGGGGTTGGTGCCGCGTCGGCGGTGGGGAGTGCGTTGGTATGTATAATAACTTCTGTGTTGTGGGGGGTATGAGGGTTGTTGTTGAGAATTTTGGCGTTATTAGGGAGCTCAATGTGGAGCTTCCTGAGGTTTTTCTGCTTTTTGGGCCGAATGGGGTGGGGAAGACCACGATATATGCCGCGATTACGGCGTTTGGCTATTTGGAGTGGGGGAGGGGGCTGTACCTGGGGAGGCACGTCAGCGCTTGGAGGAGGACGCCTCGGGGTCGTGTAAGCGTGTCTGTGGAGGGCTTGCCGTTTCCTAGGTCGAAGTGCTACGGCGTGCCGTTTCCCCACGACTTGGTGGAGGAGCTTCGGAAGGTTTCTGCGGATCACGCCAACAGGCTGGCCCAGTGCGACTATGGGAGGGTGTCCTACAGCTTTGTTGCTGTGGCTGGCGACGAGCCCCACGTCTTAGACTTCTCGGTCGAGCTGGACCGGGAGCTGGCGGCGTCTCCGGAGGGGTTGAGCGTTGAGGGCGAGCTTGAGCGGGGGACGGAGGAGGTTGCCCGCAAGCTAGCCCTCTACGTGGCGAGGCTTCTGAGACCTGAGCCCGGCCCTGCCGAGCCTTTTGAGGAGCGGATTGGCGGCTATGTGATTTCGCCGGGTGGGGCATAT
This genomic interval carries:
- a CDS encoding bifunctional ADP-dependent NAD(P)H-hydrate dehydratase/NAD(P)H-hydrate epimerase, whose amino-acid sequence is MDAVSSLEMYVVDRNAEWLGVPRLVLMENAGAAVARNVVGRFPGARRVLVVCGTGDNGGDGYVAARHLHGAGLWVRVVGLGEPREGAARANFEAVRRLWGVELALAATPLELLALQDWFLWADVVVDAVLGTGVRGALREPHATAVDLMNAAPAPKVAVDVPSGLDPDTGEVRDRAVRAALTVTFHRPKRGLLAEGARRYVGDLVVEPIGIPPEAEVVVGPGDFAYLDFSRRADAKKGDHGRVLVVGGSLEYSGAPMYVALAALRSGVDLAAVAAPEPAAQAAKAYSPDLIAVPLEGPRLSLRHVEKVLRLAERFDVVAIGPGLGLEGETPDAVREIAARVKKPLVVDADAIKALGGSPVGGPQVVYTPHAGEFKALTGVEPPRGLRERAEAVREWAGRIGAVILLKGRYDVVSDGRRVKINATGTPAMTVGGTGDVLTGVAAAFMTKTRDPLEAAAVAAFVNGLAGEEAAAQLGFHITASDLIEKIPAVVRRYAREDITSPRP
- the cas6 gene encoding CRISPR-associated endoribonuclease Cas6, whose amino-acid sequence is MRIVAVRARAGSAFAVSGFSGTVVESLVLKTLGRPDLHDARVKPFSVWPLLHRGRPVLWGAAVAPGDPVEVRVGFADDDMASQFAAAAAGGGLQLFGARLDPEAVEMRDAHHDLPQEQCFKLEFLSPLRFATPPLYRRSKPIYEFFPRPLSLFKSAVKHGRALGVTKLGAPFLRWVYTYVALTDFGCHSRCVATVKLPGGGIARGFLGWALYRAYGKRRITDLWKTIRLMETLNVGTGRSMGLGAVKATPLKCPNQQPTEKPTYPI
- a CDS encoding ATP-binding protein; protein product: MRVVVENFGVIRELNVELPEVFLLFGPNGVGKTTIYAAITAFGYLEWGRGLYLGRHVSAWRRTPRGRVSVSVEGLPFPRSKCYGVPFPHDLVEELRKVSADHANRLAQCDYGRVSYSFVAVAGDEPHVLDFSVELDRELAASPEGLSVEGELERGTEEVARKLALYVARLLRPEPGPAEPFEERIGGYVISPGGAYDEVVGLKLSPEEAGRGVEAIYSVLHRAYTAWDAPLHIDLSEVSLYEPVRLRLVERMLARRRGVTVFESNYVDDVLIALKRGVPAYLVYKTGGGASLLRISSPSDLAKLPPEAEHSLKSMGLSPDLLTSRVKQLASILYEGRPLGVS